From the genome of Eucalyptus grandis isolate ANBG69807.140 chromosome 2, ASM1654582v1, whole genome shotgun sequence, one region includes:
- the LOC104433364 gene encoding cytochrome P450 CYP749A22, translating into MMQCCHPPRRIIVELFKCARQENLCQSWKIMEISIAIVLSSLFVFLILWSLTELARQLWWNPLRIQRTMARQGIKGPPYRFLHGSTRETMKMRMEARSTPMDDLSHDILPKVQPHIDSWINTYGRNYINWYGAQAQLVITEPELIKEVLINRDKTFPKTVPRSFAKYLLGDGLVSTIDGVKWAKKRRLANHTFHGESLKNMVPAMVDSAHVMLEKWKQREGEEIEVFEEFKLLTSEVISRTAFGSSYVEGRNIFEMMTNLGLLVSRNALRMRFPGISKIWKTVDEIEAEKLKKGIHVAILEIAKKREKKVMAGEADDYGNDFLGQLVKAYHDNDESKKITIDDLVDECKTFYFAGQETTTAMLTWVIFLLAVHSDWQEEARKEVIDVFGNEDPDFDGIAKLRMISMIMNEALRLYPPVIGFSRKVDQQLRLGKLVLPPNTQVFIANLKIHHDPEIWGEDVHLFRPERFSEGVSKATNNNAVVFLPFGFGPRMCVGMNFAMNEAKIVLSMILQRYTFILSPGYIHSPVQILTIRPQHGLQVILHPL; encoded by the exons ATGATGCAATGTTGCCATCCACCCCGTAGGATCATAGTTGAATTATTTAAGTGTGCACGCCAAGAAAATCTATGTCAATCTTGGAAAATAATGGAGATCAGCATAGCGATTGTGTTGAGCTCTCTCTTTGTGTTTCTAATCTTATGGTCTCTCACCGAGCTGGCGCGTCAGCTATGGTGGAATCCGCTCAGAATACAGAGGACGATGGCCCGACAGGGAATCAAAGGTCCTCCCTATAGGTTCCTCCATGGGAGCACGAGGGAAACAATGAAGATGAGAATGGAAGCCAGAAGCACGCCCATGGACGATCTCTCTCATGACATACTCCCTAAGGTTCAGCCTCACATCGACTCTTGGATCAACACATACg GGAGGAATTACATAAATTGGTACGGGGCGCAAGCTCAATTGGTCATCACTGAGCCAGAGCTGATTAAGGAGGTGCTAATCAATAGAGACAAAACGTTTCCGAAAACAGTACCGAGGAGCTTCGCCAAGTATCTTTTGGGAGATGGGCTCGTGTCAACCATAGATGGGGTAAAGTGGGCAAAGAAGCGTAGACTCGCCAATCACACTTTCCACGGGGAAAGCCTCAAG AACATGGTTCCAGCGATGGTGGATAGTGCTCACGTGATGCTAGAGAAATGGAAGCAACGAGAAGGGGAAGAGATTGAGGtgtttgaagaatttaagttgCTGACCTCCGAAGTGATTTCAAGGACAGCTTTTGGGAGTAGCTACGTTGAAGGGAGAAACATCTTTGAGATGATGACAAACTTGGGTTTGTTAGTGTCCAGGAATGCTTTGCGCATGAGGTTCCCGGGAATAAG TAAGATTTGGAAGACAGTAGATGAGATTGAAGCCGAGAAGCTCAAGAAAGGCATACATGTTGCAATCTTGGAGATCgccaagaaaagagagaagaaggtgaTGGCTGGGGAAGCAGATGACTATGGGAATGATTTCCTTGGGCAGCTTGTGAAGGCTTATCATGATAATGATGAGAGCAAGAAAATCACAATCGACGATCTAGTGGACGAGTGCAAGACATTCTATTTCGCTGGACAAGAAACCACCACCGCAATGTTGACGTGGGTCATATTCCTCCTAGCAGTTCATTCTGATTGGCAAGAGGAAGCAAGGAAGGAGGTTATTGATGTATTTGGGAATGAAGACCCCGACTTCGATGGAATCGCAAAGTTAAGGATG ATCAGCATGATCATGAACGAAGCTCTACGATTATACCCTCCTGTGATAGGGTTCAGTCGAAAAGTCGACCAGCAACTTAGGCTAGGGAAACTTGTACTTCCTCCTAATACTCAAGTCTTTATAGCAAATCTTAAGATTCACCACGACCCCGAAATTTGGGGAGAAGATGTGCACCTCTTCAGACCAGAGCGATTCTCAGAAGGCGTCTCTAAAGCCACCAACAACAACGCAGTGGTGTTCCTTCCCTTTGGCTTCGGGCCTCGAATGTGTGTGGGGATGAACTTTGCGATGAATGAGGCGAAAATTGTCCTTTCGATGATTCTGCAGCGCTACACTTTCATATTGTCTCCAGGGTACATCCATAGTCCAGTACAAATCCTCACGATTCGCCCGCAACACGGACTTCAAGTTATCCTTCATCCATTGTAG